A genome region from Anopheles stephensi strain Indian chromosome 2, UCI_ANSTEP_V1.0, whole genome shotgun sequence includes the following:
- the LOC118508300 gene encoding tudor domain-containing protein 1 codes for MAAYEQLWDVSYEYLEKHAVFVNAITNLMLEKARHLRHYIFGNGLDKRAVFQEDFKAAHDELQKMTKTLQTVVNDWKDLFADESASLCKPNATVPLQTAELHNDLTVEYIKPTLDYATNQNIKLVVTYIPPSSAEPGTFYAMDESRKNDFRDSLMPMQKAVKTLLNQTPSPGVMFLVYLDSLWHRVVCHASTDDKNALELYLLDLGETLPYEELLPKAILPAEFCKLPAFAIKCALAPNQPGSLPFKQYDTVDCKVVAVQNDLLVLQHEAGGQEAPQYAITRDTFTEAELEQLDDISSSTTNAMKAVLGYIPKDDEVLCKHYDPDTKGCFKGGSCRFRHAPKDPDGWTVEKDTVSVTIPAQMEIPLPNTYITLYPTCIVDVDLFYAHIAGDEENYRRYEQLMAEMNDPAVVANYKTLKLAPALGELVIAKYDDVWFRAVVCDVYDAKVSVFYVDYGNTATVGTNEVRRWEERFKYLPYQAVCCRIANIQRLKPCLLEGIQQLQEYILDQYIKTLIVDNKHPWEVIMYGPDGDDIGKRLVMSKMALPRKPAKFDDDSYIPG; via the exons ATGGCAGCCTACGAGCAGCTTTGGGATGTTTCCTACGAATATCTAGAAAAGCATGCTGTGTTCGTCAATGCTATTACAAACTTAATGCTGGAAAAG GCAAGACATCTTCGCCACTACATCTTCGGCAATGGCTTGGATAAGAGGGCTGTCTTTCAGGAAGACTTTAAAGCAGCACACGATGAGCTTCAAAAAATGACCAAAACGCTGCAAACGGTAGTGAACGATTGGAAAGATTTGTTTGCGGATGAATCGGCTAGCCTTTGCAAGCCGAATGCAACAGTCCCGCTGCAGACAGCAGAACTGCACAATGACTTAACGGTCGAATACATCAAACCGACGCTGGACT ACGCAACGAATCAAAACATTAAGCTTGTAGTGACTTACATCCCGCCATCATCTGCCGAACCCGGCACGTTTTATGCAATGGACGAATCGCGGAAGAACGATTTCCGGGACAGCTTAATGCCGATGCAAAAGGCGGTCAAAACGCTATTGAACCAAACTCCCTCGCCCGGTGTGATGTTTCTGGTTTATCTCGACAGTCTATGGCACCGCGTGGTTTGCCATGCGTCTACGGATGACAAAAACGCACTAGAGCTGTATCTGCTAGACTTGGGCGAAACACTGCCGTACGAGGAGCTTTTGCCGAAAGCGATACTGCCGGCCGAGTTTTGCAAGCTACCGGCATTTGCGATCAAATGCGCCCTTGCGCCAAACCAACCGGGATCGCTGCCCTTTAAACAGTACGATACCGTGGACTGCAAGGTGGTGGCGGTTCAAAATGATCTACTAGTGCTGCAGCACGAAGCAGGAGGGCAGGAAGCACCACAGTATGCCATTACCAGGGACACATTCACGGAGGCCGAGCTGGAACAGCTCGATGACATATCCAGCAGCACAACCAACGCCATGAAAGCCGTGCTCGGGTACATACCGAAGGATGACGAAGTACTCTGCAAACACTACGATCCGGATACGAAGGGCTGCTTCAAGGGCGGGAGCTGCCGGTTTCGGCACGCACCAAAAGACCCGGACGGTTGGACGGTCGAGAAGGATACGGTTTCGGTGACGATACCGGCGCAGATGGAAATACCGCTCCCGAACACGTACATTACGCTGTACCCGACCTGCATCGTCGATGTGGACCTGTTCTATGCGCATATAGCCGGGGACGAGGAAAACTACCGCCGGTACGAGCAGCTGATGGCGGAAATGAATGATCCGGCGGTGGTGGCCAATTATAAAACGCTTAAGCTAGCGCCAG CGCTCGGTGAACTGGTCATTGCCAAGTACGACGATGTGTGGTTCCGTGCGGTCGTGTGCGACGTGTACGACGCTAAGGTCAGCGTGTTTTACGTCGATTACGGCAATACGGCGACGGTCGGAACGAACGAAGTGCGCCGCTGGGAGGAACGTTTCAAGTACTTGCCGTATCAGGCGGTGTGCTGCCGAATCGCCAACATACAGCGCCTCAAACCGTGCCTTCTGGAGGGGATTCAGCAGCTGCAAGAGTACATCTTGGATCAGTACATCAAAACGCTGATCGT CGACAACAAGCACCCGTGGGAAGTGATAATGTATGGGCCCGACGGTGACGACATCGGGAAAAGGTTGGTCATGAGCAAAATGGCGCTTCCGCGAAAGCCGGCTAAATTTGACGACGACTCGTACATCCCCGGTTGA
- the LOC118508298 gene encoding probable cleavage and polyadenylation specificity factor subunit 2, whose product MTSIIKMHAISGAMDESPPCYILQVDDVRILLDCGWDEKFDQGFIKEIKKYVHTIDAVLLSYPDGSHLGALPYLVGKLGLNCPIYATIPVYKMGQMFMYDMFMSHYNMHDFDLFSLDDVDAAFDKIVQLKYNQSVAMKGKGYGITITPLPAGHLIGGTIWKIVKVGEEDIVYATDFNHKKERHLNGCELEKLQRPSLLITDAYNARYQQARRRARDEKFMTNILQTLRNNGNVLVTVDTAGRVLELAHMLDQLWKNKESGLMAYSLALLNNVSYNVVEFAKSQIEWMSDKLMKSFEGARNNPFTFKHLRLCHTMADLAKVPSPKVVLASSPDMESGFSRELFIQWAPNASNSIIITSRSSPGTLARDLIENGGNGRKIEMDIRRRVELEGAELEEYMRTEGEKLNRSIKKRDLDESSSDSDSELEMNVITGKHDIVVRPEGRSHTGFFKSSKKNYAMFPFHEEKIKFDEYGEIIQPDDYRMVDSGPGDANGADDNKENGGIKQEDIKKEKDEEASVLDKPTKCVQSRKPIEVNAQVQFIDFEGRSDGESLLKILSQLRPRRVVVVRGSAPNTTHIAEHYQQNIGARVFTPNRGEIIDATTETHIYQVRLTEALVSQLEFQKGKDAEVAWVDAQIVIRNKRIDTVAEKDTSAGNGAGTLSANPATVAQSGGGGGGVGTAGTNNAGSGASTGADTRMDVDEELDTLDDKIDKQILTLKPLSPDDLPPHNPVFINELKLIDFKQILMKSNIASEFSGGVLWCSNGTVALRRVDTGRVTIEGCISEDYYKIRELLYEQYAII is encoded by the exons ATGACTTCCATCATCAAGATGCACGCCATATCAGGGGCGATGGACGAATCGCCCCCGTGCTACATCTTACAGGTGGACGATGTGCGAATACTGCTCGATTGTGGCTGGGACGAAAAGTTTGACCAGGGGTTTATAAAGGAAATCAAAAA atATGTGCACACCATCGACGCAGTGCTGCTGTCCTACCCGGACGGTAGCCATCTCGGGGCGCTACCGTACCTGGTGGGGAAGCTGGGCCTGAACTGCCCAATCTACGCAACGATTCCGGTGTACAAGATGGGCCAGATGTTTATGTACGACATGTTTATGTCCCACTACAATATGCACGATTTCGACCTGTTCTCGCTGGACGATGTGGATGCGGCGTTCGATAAAATCGTACAGCTCAAGTACAATCAGAGTGTGGCGATGAAGGGCAAAGGGTACGGCATTACGATCACCCCGTTGCCGGCGGGTCATCTGATCGGTGGGACGATCTGGAAGATTGTGAAGGTCGGCGAGGAGGATATAGTGTACGCGACGGATTTTAATCACAAAAAGGAGCGCCACCTGAACGGGTGCGAGCTGGAAAAGTTGCAGCGTCCATCGTTGCTCATTACGGATGCGTACAATGCGCGGTACCAGCAGGCCAGACGGCGGGCGCGCGACGAAAAGTTTATGACGAACATTCTGCAAACGCTGCGCAACAACGGGAACGTGCTGGTGACGGTGGATACGGCCGGTCGCGTGCTGGAGCTAGCGCACATGCTGGACCAGCTGTGGAAGAACAAGGAGTCGGGGCTGATGGCTTACTCGCTGGCGCTGCTCAATAACGTCAGTTACAATGTGGTGGAGTTCGCCAAAAGCCAGATCGAGTGGATGAGCGATAAGCTGATGAAAAGCTTCGAAGGCGCCCGTAACAATCCGTTCACGTTCAAGCATCTGCGGCTGTGCCACACGATGGCCGACTTGGCGAAGGTGCCCAGCCCGAAGGTGGTGCTTGCCAGCTCGCCGGACATGGAGAGTGGCTTTTCGCGGGAACTTTTCATCCAGTGGGCACCGAACGCGAGCAACAGCATCATTATCACGAGCCGTTCGTCGCCGGGCACGCTGGCACGCGATCTGATCGAGAATGGGGGCAATGGGCGAAAGATCGAGATGGACATCAGGCGCCGGGTGGAGCTGGAAGGCGCCGAGCTGGAGGAGTACATGCGGACGGAGGGCGAGAAGCTGAACCGGTCGATAAAGAAGCGCGATCTGGACGAGAGCAGTTCCGATTCGGACTCGGAGCTGGAGATGAACGTCATCACAGGGAAGCACGATATCGTCGTGCGGCCGGAAGGTCGATCGCATACGGGCTTTTTTAAATCGAGCAAGAAAAACTACGCCATGTTTCCGTTCCACGAGGAAAAGATCAAGTTTGACGAGTACGGGGAAATCATTCAGCCGGACGACTATCGCATGGTGGACAGCGGGCCGGGCGACGCGAACGGCGCCGACGATAATAAGGAAAACGGTGGCATTAAGCAGGAAGACATCAAGAAGGAAAAGGACGAGGAAGCGTCCGTGCTGGACAAACCGACCAAATGCGTCCAATCGCGCAAACCAATCGAGGTGAACGCGCAGGTACAGTTTATCGATTTCGAGGGTCGGTCCGATGGGGAGTCGTTGCTGAAGATTCTTTCCCAGCTGCGCCCCCGGCGGGTAGTGGTGGTGCGCGGATCTGCCCCCAACACGACCCACATCGCGGAACACTACCAGCAGAACATTGGGGCGCGCGTGTTTACACCGAACCGTGGGGAGATTATTGATGCCACGACGGAAACGCACATCTACCAGGTGCGGCTAACCGAGGCGCTCGTGTCGCAGCTCGAGTTCCAGAAAGGTAAAGACGCGGAAGTGGCTTGGGTCGATGCGCAGATCGTTATACGCAACAAGCGTATCGATACGGTCGCGGAAAAGGATACGTCTGCCGGCAATGGCGCGGGGACGCTTTCAGCCAACCCGGCGACAGTCGCACagtcgggtggtggtggtggtggtgtgggcaCGGCAGGCACCAACAATGCCGGTAGCGGTGCATCGACCGGTGCCGATACACGCATGGACGTGGACGAAGAGTTGGACACGCTGGACGATAAGATTGACAAACAGATCCTGACGCTAAAGCCGCTCTCGCCGGACGATCTCCCGCCGCACAATCCCGTGTTCATCAACGAGCTGAAGCTGATCGATTTCAAGCAGATCCTGATGAAGAGCAACATTGCATCGGAATTTTCGGGCGGTGTGCTGTGGTGCAGCAATGGGACGGTGGCACTGCGCCGTGTCGACACCGGGCGAGTCACGATCGAGGGCTGCATTTCGGAGGATTATTACAAAATCCGGGAACTGTTGTACGAACAGTACGCCATCATCTAA
- the LOC118508307 gene encoding V-type proton ATPase subunit F, giving the protein MALLSAMKGKLISVIGDEDTCVGFLLGGVGEINKNRHPNFMVVDKNTAVSEIEDCFKRFIKRDDIDIILINQNYAELIRHVIDAHTAPTPAVLEIPSKDHPYDASKDSILRRAKGMFNPEDMIANRG; this is encoded by the exons ATGGCACTGTTATCGGcaatgaaaggaaaattgatCTCCGTCATTGGAGACGAA GACACTTGCGTCGGATTTCTGCTCGGTGGAGTGGGTGAAATCAACAAGAACCGTCACCCCAACTTTATGGTGGTAGACAAGA ACACTGCTGTTAGCGAAATTGAGGATTGCTTCAAGCGTTTCATCAAGCGCGACGATATCGACATCATTCTCATCAACCAGAACTACGCCGAACTGATCCGTCACGTGATCGATGCGCACACGGCCCCCACACCAGCGGTACTGGAAATTCCTTCCAAAGATCATCCGTACGATGCCAGCAAGGATTCGATTCTGCGTCGCGCTAAG GGTATGTTCAATCCGGAAGATATGATTGCTAATCGCGGTTAA